Proteins encoded within one genomic window of Sphingomonas cannabina:
- a CDS encoding sensor histidine kinase, translating to MAADRAHSGAHPGERDLALSWSARVSLTPRILAVNIFALALLAGGFFYLDSYRSRILDSRLAQASREARLMADALAAAPPQHRDKLVLTFARDTGTRVRLYDSRGKVIADTREMGSRNAILVDPDKEGWQQDAARFLDAVIDTVVGAQRAPLFRERRGDRGLEWPDVQAARDPAITHASVWRAPDRTPVITAAASYGDGTVFTVNNARDVTQTVRVERFRLSVVLAIVSAVSILLSLFLARTIVRPLRRLARAAVRVRLGRAREVVVPRLPSRRDEIGLLARALSDMSGALRHRIDATEAFAADVTHELKNPLASLRSAVDSIANVRDPELQGQLIAVIRDDVHRLDRLITDISEASRLDAQLSRAKFEPVDAGTMIDALLVQRRERGVERRVRIRFDRPSAEPLLVLGEGSRLERVFENLIDNALSFSPDGGLITIAARKDGGELEVRVEDEGPGVPENERESIFRRFHSVRPHDEAFGKHSGLGLAIARTIVEGHGGQIMVESREDRLSGARFVVRLPLAGEV from the coding sequence ATGGCGGCCGACAGGGCCCACTCCGGCGCCCATCCCGGTGAACGCGATCTCGCCCTGTCGTGGTCGGCGCGGGTCTCGCTCACGCCGCGCATCCTGGCGGTCAACATCTTCGCGCTGGCGCTGCTGGCAGGCGGGTTCTTCTACCTCGATTCCTACCGCAGCCGCATTCTCGACAGCCGCCTGGCCCAGGCGAGCCGCGAGGCGCGGCTGATGGCTGACGCGCTCGCCGCCGCTCCACCGCAGCATCGCGACAAGCTGGTGCTCACCTTCGCGCGCGACACCGGCACGCGGGTCCGCCTCTATGATTCGCGGGGCAAGGTCATCGCCGACACCCGCGAGATGGGATCGCGCAATGCCATCCTCGTCGATCCCGACAAGGAAGGATGGCAGCAGGACGCGGCCCGATTCCTCGATGCAGTGATCGACACCGTCGTCGGCGCCCAGCGCGCGCCCTTGTTCCGCGAGCGGCGGGGCGACCGTGGCCTCGAATGGCCCGACGTCCAGGCGGCACGCGATCCTGCGATCACCCACGCCAGCGTCTGGCGTGCGCCCGATCGCACGCCGGTGATCACCGCCGCGGCCAGCTATGGCGACGGCACCGTCTTCACCGTCAACAACGCCCGCGACGTGACGCAGACGGTCCGCGTCGAGCGATTCCGCCTCAGCGTCGTGCTGGCGATCGTCTCCGCGGTCTCGATCCTGCTTTCGCTGTTCCTCGCCCGTACGATCGTACGGCCTCTGCGCCGGCTCGCCCGCGCGGCGGTCCGCGTGCGGCTGGGACGCGCACGCGAGGTGGTGGTGCCCCGCCTTCCCTCCCGCCGTGACGAGATCGGCCTGCTCGCCCGCGCGCTGTCGGACATGAGCGGGGCGTTGCGCCATCGCATCGACGCCACCGAAGCCTTCGCCGCCGACGTGACCCACGAGCTCAAGAACCCGCTCGCCTCGCTGCGTTCGGCGGTCGACAGCATCGCCAACGTCCGCGATCCCGAGCTCCAGGGCCAGCTGATCGCGGTGATCCGCGACGACGTCCACCGTCTCGATCGCCTGATCACCGACATTTCCGAGGCCTCACGCCTCGATGCCCAGCTCAGCCGCGCCAAGTTCGAGCCGGTCGACGCCGGCACGATGATCGACGCCCTGCTGGTCCAGCGCCGCGAGCGCGGGGTCGAGCGGCGCGTGCGCATCCGCTTCGACCGGCCCTCGGCCGAGCCACTCCTTGTGCTCGGCGAGGGCTCGCGGCTGGAGCGGGTGTTCGAGAATCTGATCGACAACGCCCTGTCCTTCTCCCCCGACGGCGGCCTGATCACCATCGCCGCGCGCAAGGACGGCGGCGAGCTCGAGGTTCGCGTCGAAGACGAAGGGCCGGGCGTTCCCGAGAACGAGCGCGAATCGATCTTCCGTCGCTTCCATTCGGTCCGGCCGCATGACGAGGCGTTCGGCAAGCATTCCGGACTGGGCCTCGCGATTGCGCGGACCATCGTCGAAGGGCATGGAGGCCAGATCATGGTCGAATCGCGCGAGGATCGATTGAGCGGCGCCCGTTTCGTCGTCCGTCTGCCGCTGGCGGGCGAGGTCTGA
- a CDS encoding NfeD family protein: MADWFDHLGAWWLILAVVLGIAEIVAPGVFLIFFAAAAAIMGVLAIIFPDMPVAVQLVGFAAWASVAVLLGRRFYREYPVETADPLLNDRMARLIGETVIVTEAIEHGRGRVRVADGEWPARGPDAPTGTRVRITGADGTSLRVEPVPAIEGKAG; the protein is encoded by the coding sequence ATGGCGGACTGGTTCGACCATCTCGGCGCCTGGTGGCTGATCCTGGCGGTGGTGCTCGGCATCGCGGAGATCGTCGCGCCGGGCGTGTTCCTGATCTTCTTCGCCGCCGCCGCGGCGATCATGGGCGTGCTCGCGATCATCTTTCCTGACATGCCGGTCGCAGTGCAGCTCGTCGGCTTCGCCGCCTGGGCATCGGTGGCGGTGCTGCTCGGGCGGCGCTTCTATCGCGAATACCCGGTCGAGACGGCCGATCCGCTGCTCAACGACCGCATGGCGCGGTTGATCGGCGAGACGGTGATCGTGACCGAGGCGATCGAGCATGGCCGCGGACGGGTGAGAGTCGCCGATGGCGAATGGCCCGCGCGGGGCCCTGATGCGCCGACCGGCACGCGCGTGCGCATCACCGGCGCCGACGGCACGTCATTGCGCGTCGAGCCGGTTCCCGCGATCGAAGGAAAGGCGGGATAG
- a CDS encoding DUF3597 domain-containing protein — translation MGIFSTIKNAIWGHKAAAPAPAPQPQAAPAATAAAPQPQPAPQPVAVDIEAVLTQMQAEKGTHFNWQSSIVDLMKLVGMDSSLAERKELAQELGYTGALDGSAEMNIWLHKRVLKELAANGGKVPAALLD, via the coding sequence ATGGGCATTTTCTCGACAATCAAGAATGCGATCTGGGGACACAAGGCAGCGGCTCCCGCGCCGGCACCGCAGCCTCAGGCTGCACCGGCTGCCACCGCAGCAGCTCCGCAGCCCCAGCCAGCGCCCCAGCCAGTCGCAGTCGACATCGAGGCCGTGCTGACGCAGATGCAGGCCGAGAAAGGCACCCATTTCAACTGGCAGAGCTCGATCGTCGACCTGATGAAGCTGGTCGGCATGGATTCGAGCCTTGCCGAGCGCAAGGAGCTCGCGCAGGAGCTCGGCTACACCGGCGCGCTCGACGGCAGCGCCGAGATGAACATCTGGCTCCACAAGCGCGTGCTCAAGGAACTGGCCGCGAATGGCGGCAAAGTCCCTGCCGCGCTGCTCGACTAG
- a CDS encoding phosphoenolpyruvate carboxykinase yields the protein MTERTPRIGLDRLGIETGATIHWNLVTAPLVEHALCRGEGRLAKDGPLVVATGRHTGRSARDKFTVRDAMTQDTIWWGKTNQPMDPAAFANLKADFFAVLKGKDTLFVQDLYGGSQPGYRVHVRVINELAWHNLFIRTMLVRPEAEELASFEPEYTIIDLPSFRADPARHGCRSETVIAVSFTEKLILIGGTAYAGEMKKSVFGLLNYLLPTQGVMPMHCSANIGPDGDTAVFFGLSGTGKTTLSADASRTLIGDDEHGWSDEAVFNFEGGCYAKMIRLSPEAEPEIYATTRRFGTVLENVVMDAETRALDLDDNTLAENSRAAYPIDFIPNASAKNLGPVPRNIVFLTADAYGVLPPIAKLTPDQAMYHFLSGYTARVAGTEIGVTEPEATFSTCFGAPFMPRHPSVYGNLLKERIAKGGVDCWLVNTGWTGGKYGTGRRMPIKVTRALLNAALDGSLKDAAFRQDQNFGFAVPVAVPGVDPTILDPRETWADKADYDTTAARLVEQFVENFAQFADHVDEGVLQAAPQISRAAVAA from the coding sequence TTGACCGAGCGCACGCCGCGTATCGGGCTCGATCGGCTTGGAATCGAGACCGGCGCCACCATCCATTGGAATCTCGTCACCGCTCCGCTCGTCGAGCACGCGCTCTGCCGTGGCGAAGGCCGGCTCGCCAAGGACGGCCCGCTGGTGGTCGCCACCGGCCGCCACACCGGGCGCTCGGCGCGGGACAAGTTCACCGTCCGCGACGCCATGACCCAGGACACGATCTGGTGGGGCAAGACCAACCAGCCGATGGACCCGGCCGCATTCGCCAATCTGAAGGCGGATTTCTTCGCGGTGCTGAAGGGCAAGGACACGTTGTTCGTCCAGGATCTCTACGGCGGTTCGCAGCCCGGGTATCGCGTCCACGTCCGCGTGATCAACGAGCTCGCCTGGCACAATCTGTTCATCCGCACGATGCTGGTGCGGCCGGAGGCGGAGGAGCTCGCCAGCTTCGAGCCCGAATACACGATCATCGATCTGCCGAGCTTCCGCGCCGATCCCGCGCGGCATGGCTGCCGAAGCGAAACGGTGATTGCAGTGAGCTTCACCGAGAAGCTGATCCTGATCGGCGGCACCGCCTATGCCGGCGAGATGAAGAAGTCGGTATTCGGGCTGCTCAACTATCTGCTGCCGACCCAGGGCGTCATGCCGATGCACTGTTCGGCCAATATCGGGCCGGATGGCGATACCGCGGTGTTCTTCGGCCTGTCGGGCACCGGCAAGACCACGCTGTCGGCTGACGCCTCGCGCACGCTGATCGGCGATGACGAGCACGGCTGGTCGGACGAGGCGGTCTTCAACTTCGAAGGCGGTTGCTACGCCAAGATGATCCGCCTCTCGCCCGAGGCGGAACCCGAAATCTACGCGACCACCCGGCGCTTCGGCACGGTGCTCGAGAATGTGGTGATGGACGCGGAGACGCGTGCGCTCGACCTCGACGACAACACGCTCGCCGAGAATAGCCGTGCCGCTTATCCGATCGACTTCATCCCCAATGCCAGCGCGAAGAACCTGGGACCGGTGCCGCGCAACATCGTGTTCCTGACCGCGGATGCCTATGGCGTGCTGCCGCCGATCGCCAAGCTGACGCCCGACCAGGCGATGTATCACTTCCTGTCGGGCTACACCGCACGCGTCGCCGGCACCGAGATCGGGGTGACCGAGCCGGAGGCAACCTTCTCGACCTGTTTCGGTGCGCCGTTCATGCCCCGGCATCCGTCAGTCTACGGCAATCTCCTCAAGGAGCGGATCGCCAAGGGCGGGGTCGATTGCTGGCTGGTCAACACCGGCTGGACCGGCGGCAAGTATGGCACTGGCCGGCGGATGCCGATCAAGGTAACGCGCGCGCTGCTCAACGCCGCGCTGGATGGGTCGCTCAAGGACGCAGCATTCCGCCAGGACCAGAACTTCGGCTTTGCGGTGCCGGTGGCGGTGCCGGGCGTCGATCCGACGATCCTCGACCCGCGCGAGACCTGGGCCGACAAGGCCGACTACGATACCACCGCCGCGCGGCTGGTCGAGCAGTTCGTCGAGAACTTCGCCCAGTTCGCGGACCATGTCGACGAGGGGGTGCTGCAAGCGGCGCCCCAAATCAGCCGGGCGGCCGTCGCCGCCTGA
- a CDS encoding response regulator transcription factor, protein MTATIALVDDDRNILTSVSIALQAEGFLTRVYSDGETALKALVDNPPDLAVLDIKMPRMDGLELLRRLREKSAVPVIFLTSKDDELDEALGLAMGADDYIAKPFSQRLLIARIRAILRRTEAAGGGGSEGEAELPPAIERGRLTMDPARHRVLWDGKPVTLTVTEFMILETLAQRPGIVKTRNQLMDAAYHDDIYVDDRTIDSHIKRVRRKFREVDPDFDSIETLYGAGYRFAEE, encoded by the coding sequence ATGACGGCAACCATCGCGCTGGTCGACGACGATCGCAACATCCTCACCTCGGTCTCGATTGCGCTTCAGGCCGAGGGCTTCCTCACCCGCGTCTATTCGGACGGCGAAACGGCGTTGAAAGCGCTGGTGGACAATCCCCCGGATCTCGCGGTGCTCGACATCAAGATGCCGCGGATGGACGGACTCGAGCTGCTGCGGCGCCTGCGCGAGAAGAGCGCGGTGCCGGTGATCTTCCTCACCAGCAAGGACGACGAGCTCGACGAAGCGCTCGGCCTGGCGATGGGCGCGGACGATTATATCGCCAAGCCGTTCAGCCAGCGGCTGCTCATCGCCCGCATCCGCGCGATCCTGCGTCGGACCGAGGCAGCCGGTGGTGGCGGGAGCGAGGGAGAGGCAGAGCTGCCGCCGGCGATCGAACGCGGGCGGCTGACGATGGACCCGGCGCGCCACCGCGTCCTTTGGGACGGCAAGCCCGTCACCCTCACCGTCACCGAGTTCATGATCCTGGAGACTCTGGCGCAGCGCCCCGGCATCGTGAAGACCCGTAACCAGCTGATGGATGCCGCCTATCACGACGACATCTACGTCGACGACCGCACCATCGACAGCCACATCAAACGCGTCCGCCGCAAGTTCCGTGAGGTCGATCCCGATTTCGACTCGATCGAGACGCTCTACGGCGCGGGCTATCGTTTCGCCGAGGAGTGA